In Acidobacteriota bacterium, one genomic interval encodes:
- a CDS encoding decaprenyl-phosphate phosphoribosyltransferase encodes MTANAPTQASVLIELWRGMRPRHWTKNIFIFAPLVFARELTTTPYLSLVAMGFVVFCALTSGVYLLNDLVDREKDRAHPVKRHRPIAAGRLSVPMAQVAVFALTLVALVGAGWLSLRFTYVAVAYLLLNLAYSTWLKRVVIVDVMVVATGFLLRAWAGAVLIDVKLSHWLLLCTGLVAMFLGFVKRRQELVALQGMDASDQRPILREYSLPFLDQMIATVTACTVLAYALYAFSDEVTARIGSPWMGATVPFVLFGIFRYLYLAHQRDQGENPTEIVTRDAGMVATVILWALTVLYALYAGA; translated from the coding sequence ATGACCGCGAACGCACCGACGCAGGCATCCGTGTTGATCGAACTCTGGCGGGGAATGCGGCCACGTCATTGGACGAAGAACATCTTCATCTTCGCGCCGCTTGTCTTCGCCCGCGAACTGACGACGACCCCGTACCTGAGTCTTGTCGCAATGGGTTTTGTCGTCTTCTGCGCGCTGACCTCCGGCGTCTATCTGCTCAACGATCTGGTCGATCGTGAGAAGGATCGTGCCCATCCCGTCAAGCGGCATCGACCGATCGCCGCGGGGCGACTATCGGTGCCGATGGCACAGGTGGCGGTCTTCGCGCTGACGCTGGTCGCGCTGGTCGGCGCCGGTTGGCTCAGCCTGCGATTTACCTACGTCGCGGTCGCCTACCTGTTGTTGAACCTGGCCTACTCCACCTGGCTGAAGCGTGTCGTCATCGTCGACGTCATGGTCGTTGCCACGGGATTCCTGCTGCGGGCCTGGGCCGGGGCGGTGCTCATCGACGTCAAGCTCTCCCATTGGCTGTTGCTCTGCACGGGGCTGGTGGCGATGTTCCTCGGCTTTGTCAAGCGCCGTCAGGAGTTGGTGGCGCTTCAGGGAATGGACGCGTCGGACCAACGACCGATCCTGCGTGAGTACTCGCTGCCGTTTTTGGACCAGATGATCGCGACGGTGACCGCCTGTACGGTGCTGGCCTATGCGCTCTACGCGTTCTCCGACGAGGTGACGGCGCGGATCGGCTCGCCGTGGATGGGCGCCACCGTCCCGTTCGTGCTGTTCGGCATCTTTCGCTATCTGTACCTGGCCCACCAACGTGACCAGGGAGAGAATCCCACGGAGATCGTGACTCGAGACGCCGGCATGGTCGCGACAGTCATCCTCTGGGCGCTGACGGTGCTGTACGCGCTCTACGCGGGCGCCTGA